One Pithys albifrons albifrons isolate INPA30051 chromosome 17, PitAlb_v1, whole genome shotgun sequence genomic window carries:
- the CFAP73 gene encoding cilia- and flagella-associated protein 73 gives MDSDLEEHLRAAFRDKLPLLHVELRAAHGRTVPARDAATLLPSTRVLLKRREVAEVEQELQSKREDFRQRMERLAQRRELLARGEEEHRDVVRKFDASQEAAAARRERALRRADEERARAEARRAEAARLHGELAGLQQHRERLARRLRSLRPFGDYLRDVLASTGQFQDVLAMLMHFRVLAEARAALAQEAEAGQERLAQGRARLQQYQEEASTELQGTNNELAQLRTRLEATHQEVLQWESCWAHAQSTATQKTLLLGQIKLAVLNLFQLSTARLRIPMDVAMEDTEAQLDMLLLCMRGLTDICATRTHPPRHRGARLSWGQE, from the exons ATGGACTCGGACCTGGAGGAGCATTTACGTGCGGCTTTTCGGGACAAGCTGCCGCTGCT CCATGTTGAGCTCCGTGCAGCCCACGGCAGGACGGTGCCAGCGCGGGATGCAGCCACTCTGCTGCCCTCCACTCGCGTACTGCTGAAGAGGCgggaggtggcagaggtggAGCAGGAGCTACAGAGCAAGCGGGAG GATTTTCGGCAGAGGATGGAGCGCCTGGCGCAGCGCCGGGAGCTGCTGGCTCGGGGGGAGGAGGAGCACCGGGATGTCGTCCGCAAATTCGACGCCTCCCAAGAG GCTGCGGCGGCGAGGCGGGAGCGGGCGCTGCGGCGGGCGGACGAGGAGCGGGCGCGGGCGGAGGCTCGGAGGGCAGAGGCCGCCCGTCTGCACGGGGAGCTCGCggggctccagcagcacagggagcgCCTGGCCCGCCGCCTGCGAAGCCTCCGCCCCTTCGGGGACTACTTGCGGGACGTGctggccagcacagggcag TTCCAGGATGTGCTGGCCATGCTGATGCACTTCAGAGTGCTGGCAGAGGCACGGGCAGCTCTGGCACAGGAGGCAGAAGCTGGGCAGGAACGGCTGGCCCAGGGAAGGGCACGACTCCAGCAATACCAGGAGGAGGCCAGCACTGAGCTCCAGGGCACCAACAATGAGCTGGCCCAGCTTCGCACACGCCTGGAGGCCACTCACCAAGAAGTGCTCCAGTGG GAGTCCTGCTGGGCCCATGCCCAGAGCACAGCCACTCAGAAGACCCTGTTGCTGGGGCAGATCAAGCTGGCTGTGCTGAACCTCTTCCAGCTCTCCACTGCACGGCTCAGGATCCCCATGGATGTGGCCATGGAGGACACCGAGGCCCAGCTGGACATG TTGCTGCTCTGTATGCGGGGCCTGACTGACATCTGTGCCACCAGAACCCACCCACCACGCCACAGGGGTGCCAGGCTGTCTTGGGGTCAGGAATAG
- the DDX54 gene encoding ATP-dependent RNA helicase DDX54 — protein sequence MAPPRARRQPRGAPVPEPTLPAFPTAAEEEDGADAELDTQAMVRAQNQKKKKSGGFQSMGLSYPVFKGIMKKGYKVPTPIQRKTIPAILRGRDVVAMARTGSGKTACFLIPMFERLKAPSQAGARALILSPTRELALQTLKFTKELGKFTGLKTALILGGDKMEDQFAALHENPDIIIATPGRLVHVAVEMKLKLHTVEYVVFDEADRLFEMGFAEQLQEIIARLPDCHQTVLFSATLPKLLVEFARAGLTEPMLIRLDVESKLSEQLKLAFFHVRGDDKPAVLLHLLRSVVKPQDQTVVFVATKHHTEYLKELLTAQGIRCTHIYSSLDQTARKINIAKFSQGKCPVLLVTDVAARGLDIPMLDNVINFSFPAKAKLFLHRVGRVARAGRSGTAYSLVAPDEMPYVFDLHLFLGRPLILAGAQEMPAEAGGVLGRVPQSLVDDEECLLLTDHEGSLELRSLRRVADNAHKQYLRSRPGPSPESIKRAKDLDVSQLGMHPLFSARFEDTELERLKLVDSIKTYKSKATIFEINATSRTPASTVMRSKRRHDRALIEKFQRGQQEKRTAALRGQGPALPGAQDGEGEGEQEDLQDVFSNVGPKRKRSHGGEDGPRKKPQQSAQQDEDFYIPYRPKDFESERGLSVGGDSSAFEQQAAGAVLDLMGDENHNLNKSKQLLKWDRKKKRFVGQTGQEDKKKVRTESGRYISSSYKNNLYEKWKQKYKVDERDEDDEGQHSRQQFRGKHRRGQGPTQPPAQGKVRSELRNKQQILKQRKKAAKQRFLQSGGLKRLKARNRQRVQELRQMAFGRRAGATKKGKLRKRM from the exons ATGGCGCCGCCGCGCGCCCGCCGCCAGCCCCGGGGAGCGCCG GTCCCCGAGCCcaccctgcctgccttcccCACCGCCGCCGAGGAGGAGGATGGCGCCGATGCCGAGCTGGACACTCAGGCCATGGTGCGGGCCCAGAaccagaagaagaagaaatctGGAGGCTTCCAGTCCATGG gccTCAGCTATCCCGTCTTCAAGGGCATCATGAAGAAGGGCTACAAGGTGCCCACCCCCATCCAGAGGAAG ACCATCCCTGCCATCCTGCGTGGCCGGGACGTGGTGGCGATGGCGCGGACGGGCAGTGGGAAGACGGCCTGTTTCCTCATCCCCATGTTCGAGCGGCTCAAGGCGCCCAGCCAGGCCGGGGCACGCGCCCTCATCCTTTCACCCACCCGGGAGCTGGCCCTGCAGACCCTCAAGTTCACCAAGGAG CTGGGCAAGTTCACTGGCTTGAAGACAGCCTTGATCCTGGGAGGAGACAA GATGGAGGACCAGTTTGCTGCCCTGCATGAGAATCCAGACAT AATCATCGCCACCCCTGGGCGCCTGGTGCATGTGGCAGTGGAGATGAAGCTGAAGCTGCACACCGTGGAGTACGTGGTGTTTGATGAGGCTGACAG ACTCTTTGAGATGGGCTTCGCTGAGCAGCTTCAGGAGATCATCGCCCGGCTCCCGGACTGCCACCAGACTGTCCTGTTCTCTGCCACGCTGCCCAAGCTGCTCGTCGAGTTTGCCCGGGCTG GCCTCACTGAGCCAATGCTGATCCGCCTGGATGTGGAGTCCAAGCTGAGTGAGCAGCTCAAG CTGGCATTCTTCCATGTGCGTGGGGATGACAAACCGGCCGTGCTGCTCCACCTGCTCCGCAGTGTGGTGAAGCCCCAGGACCAGACTGTTGTCTTTGTGGCCACCAAACACCACACAGAGTATCTGAAGGAG CTGCTGACAGCACAGGGCATCCGCTGCACCCACATCTACAGCTCCTTGGACCAGACTGCCCGCAAGATCAACATCGCCAAGTTCTCCCAGGGCAAGTGCCCGGTGCTGCTGGTCACCGATGTGGCCGCCCGTGGGCTGGACATCCCCATGCTGGACAACGTCATCAACTTCAGCTTCCCTGCCAAGGCCAAGCTGTTCCTGCATCGCGTCG GTCGTGTGGCCCGTGCTGGCCGGAGTGGCACTGCCTACTCTCTGGTGGCTCCCGACGAGATGCCCTACGTCTTCGACCTGCACCTCTTCCTGGGGCGCCCACTCATCCTTGCTGGAGCCCAGGAGATGCCCGCTG aggctgGTGGGGTCCTGGGCCGTGTACCCCAGAGCCTGGTGGATGATGAGGAGTGCCTGCTGCTGACAGACCACGAGGGCTCACTGGAGCTGCGCAGCCTGCGCCGCGTCGCTGACAACGCCCACAAGCAGTACCTgcgctcccggcccggcccctcgCCCGAGTCCATCAAGAGGGCCAAGGACCTGGATGTGTCCCAGCTGGGCATGCACCCACTCTTCA GTGCTCGCTTTGAAGACACCGAGCTGGAGAGACTGAAACTTGTGGACAGCATTAAAACCTACAAGTCCAAGGCG ACCATCTTTGAGATCAACGCCACGTCCCGGACACCGGCCAGCACCGTGATGCGGTCGAAACGGCGCCACGACCGTGCCCTGATTGAGAAGTtccagcgtgggcagcaggagaagcGGACAGCAGCACTCAGAGGGCAGGGCCCAGCCCTTCCCGGGGCCCaggatggggaaggagaaggagagcaGGAAGACCTTCAG GATGTGTTCTCCAATGTGGGCCCAAAGCGAAAACGGAGCCATGGGGGAGAAGATGGTCCCAGGAAAAAGCCACAGCAGtcagcacagcaggatgagGATTTCTACATCCCATACCGGCCCAAGGACTTTGAGAGCGAGCGGGG GCTGAGTGTGGGTGGCGACAGCAGTGCCTTTGAGCAGCAGGCGGCCGGGGCCGTCCTGGATCTCATGGGCGACGAGAACCACAACCTGAACAAGAGCAAGCAGCTACTCAAGTG GGACCGCAAGAAGAAGCGGTTTGTGGGGCAGACAGGCCAGGAGGACAAGAAGAAGGTGCGGACAGAGAGCGGGCGCTACATCAGCAGCTCCTACAAGAACAACCT CTATGAGAAGTGGAAGCAGAAGTACAAGGTTGATGAGAGGGATGAGGATGACGAAggccagcacagcaggcagcagtTCAGAGGGAAGCACAGGCGTGGGCAGG GGCCCAcgcagcccccagcccagggcaaggTGCGCTCGGAGCTGAGGAACAAGCAGCAGATCCTGAAGCAGCGCAAGAAGGCGGCCAAGCAGCGGTTCCTGCAGAGCGGGGGCCTGAAGCGCCTCAAGGCCAGGAACCGGCAGCGAGTGCAGGAGTTGCGGCAAATGGCCTTCGGGCGCCGGGCAGGTGCCACCAAGAAGGGCAAGCTGAGGAAGAGGATGTAG
- the RITA1 gene encoding RBPJ-interacting and tubulin-associated protein 1: MRAAGPGPAPRPAPGGGSAPAAARPQRGPRGRRRARASFVDESLFGRPAGARPPPPAFAPPWAAPAAPAARGSRPRSQCRSRIHAPSFCDESLFGAKPQGPAWAAPWMRKEDIAKLHTLLWSPPPAPRNQPGLSPRSKGTPLRAIHPSASAPAGTAGTEPGHRGKSGGWKCPESNACSEDWRAPARGRSQSVSRLSAPLDRLHLASDSLGTDRWKNRSAPTTPATSERPLMRGRSKSLSGPPVPGNAKGAGGCKPRPPWK, encoded by the exons ATGCGGGCGGCAGGACCGGGACCTGCCCCGCGACCGGCCCCGGGCGGTGGCTCTGCTCCCGCCGCTGCCCGCCCGCAGCGGGGCCCTCGGGGCCGCCGCCGGGCACGGGCCTCTTTTGTGGACGAGTCGCTGTTCGGTCGCCCGGCGGGGGCtcgcccgccgccgcccgccttTGCGCCGCCCTGGGCGGCTCCGGCGGCTCCCGCTGCCCGCGGCTCCCGGCCGAGGAGTCAGTGCAG GTCCCGAATCCACGCTCCGTCCTTCTGCGACGAGTCCCTGTTCGGTGCCAAGCCCCAGGGTCCCGCCTGGGCAGCTCCGTGGATGAGGAAAGAAGACATAGCCAAGCTCCATACGCTGCTCTGGAGCCCCCCGCCCGCTCCCCGAAACCAGCCCGGCCTTTCCCCCCGCTCCAAAGGGACACCCCTGAGAGCCATCCACCCATCCGCCTCTGCCCCTGCGGGCACAGCGGGCACAGAGCCCGGCCACAGGGGCAAGTCCGGGGGCTGGAAGTGTCCCGAGAGCAATGCTTGCTCCGAAGACTGGCGTGCTCCTGCCAGAGGACGTTCCCAGTCTGTCAGCCGGCTCAGTGCTCCCTTGGACAGGCTCCACCTGGCTTCAGACAGCCTCGGGACAGACAGGTGGAAAAACCGCAGTGCTCCGACAACACCTGCCACCTCTGAAAGGCCTCTGATGAGGGGGAGGTCCAAAAGCTTGTCCGGACCTCCTGTGCCCGGGAATGCCAAGGGAGCAGGTGGCTGCAAGCCCAGACCCCCCTGGAAATGA